A window of Solanum stenotomum isolate F172 chromosome 9, ASM1918654v1, whole genome shotgun sequence genomic DNA:
TCCATCCACAATGAGATACGAATGCTCCAGTGGCTTTGTGAGCCAAAATATCGACTTGGGGTGCCCATCCACATACTATTCCTCTGTTTTTTGTCCTCTCCAAGAACCCTTCCGGCAATGTCTCCTCTAATTTTGTTGTTTCAGCATCCAAAGGCAGACGTATTGACCACAAGAACCTAACCCCACTTCGTTCAAGTGCAATTGCCATCTCGATAAGCTGTGGTGGCTCAAAAATACCCGCGCTTCCAAAGCACAGAAAAAGAACAGAGGAAGGTGGTTGCTGGTCTAGCCATTTCATGATTTCTGCATCTTCAGACTTGGAATTCCCTTTAGCATTTTGTGCCTCAATGTCAAGAAGAAATCCTACTGTGTAAACTGGAGGTAATTCAGGATCAGATGCTAAGCTATTGACAGCGTAACTTTCGAATTCCTCCACTGTATTGATGAGAAATCCTTTGGTTTCTTTGAACCTGACCCCATGGTTGCGGAATGAGTCGTAACCTTCCTTGACAGATGCAAAAGTAGGCAAGACTTTTGAGGGTACTGGATGAGCATAGGCTGCGATATTTAAATCGCCATCAGATCGATTAAATTCTCTCCCAAATTGGTCATGCCAAACGGACAGGTAAAGCAGGAAACCAAGAAAAGCAGCACCAGAAGTGAAGAAAAGATAGGAAGGAATGTCAAGTTCATTTGCTACATCAATCAATGAAGTGCAAAACATATCAATGACTAGTCCAATAATTTTTGGGTTCGAATCAGTACCAGGCCATGACTTGTTGCTGATAATTGCATCTTTAACAATGGGTCGATAACTTGCTATCAAAAGAGAGATGTAATTCTCAATAGACTTTGCTAGTTCTTCTGAAGATGGCGGTTCGATTTGAGCAAGTGTAATATATCTAATTCGACTGGCCCATACATCAAGGGAAGTTCCGCCAGAAGCAGAGGCGGAACATCGCTTGATGTAAGCATCTATTCTAGCATCCCATGGTGGTCTTATAATGAGAATTGTTACATATAGCCTTTCGTCTCTACTAACCAAATTCTCTGCAAACTTGCATATTGAAACAAGGTGACCAATGGATGGGACAGGCACAAATACCAGCTCTAATTTGCTCATCTTTTGAACTACCTTACTAATAAGAACATGAAAGTATGTTTAATGATATAAGAATGGATTTGTGATGTTTTTCTGGTGGTGGTTTAGTTGGAGTACACGTTATGAGATATTATAAGATAtgatactattttatttatgtttggtATATTCTATTAGATATATAACATATAAACGGTCAATCTCTTTCTTTCTCCACCAACTTTGCTGGCTCAGAGTTGTTATCACGTTAACAAATGTCAATATATGATAGTTTAATTATGggtaaaaatcaaataattgtATCTTTAACAAATGGTCGATAACTTGCTATCAAAAGAGAGATGTAGTTCTTAATAGATTTTATTCATTTCAGTTGTGTTAGTTTTCACGCAGTTCGGAGTCTTGTCCTGATAAATCATTTTATATAGTTTAGAGGCTTTCAAACTTTAGTATTTACTTGTAATAGACTTATTCTTGAACTTTATTTCAATTATGCTTTTGTTTATAGCTTCCGCTTCAGTTTtcatatgaaatatttaaatatgcTATGTCAAAgattagcttgggatcacttgtaaTTCCAAGTATTGTGTCTTGACTGGGGTGTAGACCCAAGTCGTGACTTGTGATAGAGGCTTGAAGCTTTGATCCCTTGTTCTTGCCTTGAGAGAAGAAACTTTGATTTAGGAGAATTATTAGGAATGAGGAGTTAGGGTTTTTAAGCATCACTTAAACCCACTTAGAATAGGTCAAAACGACATagtacaaaaattaaaagagtGGAAAAAAACCAAATAATCCCTATTAAAATCTGTCGGAGgccatctacggaccatagaacAATCTACAAACCGTGAAATGATTTGTAGAAGACAGAGGGAAATTTCTAGGTTTCTGGAGTCAACTTGAACGGACCAGTCTACGGTACGTAAAACTTTCTACGACCCGTCCTGATCGTCCGTAGAAGTTAGGAAAGATTTGAATTCTGAGTACTTTGGTCTATGAGGCCTTTCCACGATCTGTGAAacattgtaggactcgtaaaccTATTCGTCCTATTCAAGTCCCAAATTCCAACTTTCTTAAGTCTTATCTATGACCAAGTCCACGAACCGTAGAAAAGTTTATGGCTCGTAAAATCCAaaccaaaatatttatctctAAAGCCTTATCTACGAGACTCATCTACGACTCGTACTTTCTTCTACGATCTGTGAATGGTGCCCGTGAAACACAAATTTTGCAGACTTCACATTTTTCTGCACTATCATGTCTGATTTTGAGCTAGGCActtttgaggtgttacacttGTGTAACCTCTAGGTCACTTATTTATCTAATTTACTATTGCACATTCTTTCTATTCAATATAATAACAAAGAATTTCTCAGCTAAAAATAATGGTGTTTTTTTCCAATGTGAAGAGTATGCAATAAAGATGAGAATTGTGGAGAAATATTGTAGTAGTAAGGTTagtgtagtgaaagagagaTTTGAGacaaagaaattattttaagtcTTCACTTAATTCACCGTTTAAAAAAGAGTAATTTTATATTGAAGAAAGTTTTTCTAATGGTGGAGTTTTGTTATCTTCAACTAATCCGAAGTTGTTTAAGTTGTATGACGTTATTGAGTGTGTGTATCCTGAAGAGTACATGTCAAGAGAAATACTGTTGGATCAGTGTAGATTATACACAGTAGACTTGAATTCCCTTAAAGAGCGAATTTTTCACGCCTCAacctaaatatttatttattcatttttttgtcttttttttttttttgtttaaatttattcatttttgtctCTCTCTTTTTTAACTATTATTTACTCTAATTTGTAGTATACACCAATAAATACACTCACACCTTAGAAACAACTCTTATTTGATTCAGTGGCATACTGATTATGAAACAAAACTCTGCTACATCTCAATTACAGTAATCAAGAATAGTTTCAATGAATCGTCCTAGAGAAATGTAAGAAGATCCACCCTCCATCAACGCCATCCTGAAAATCTCTCCCATGTCTTTGACCTTTTTCCTTGTAGGATTTTCACTGTACATTATGCATGTTATAGCTTTCTCCATCTCCTCTGCCTTCAAAATTTCGCGATGATCAATATGGTGCATCCTATAATTCAATGTTATCTCCACTGCCACTTCAATATCTCTCACCAATTGAAATGCATTAATGTGTTGTTCTGCATAAATGGGACATGTCACAATTGGTACTCCATGCCATAGACTCTCTAGGGTCGAATTCCATCCACAATGAAAAATGAATGCTCAAAAGTGGCTTTGTGAGCCAAGATATCGACTTGGGGTGCCCATCCACATACTATTCCCCTGTTTTTTGTCCTCTCCAAGAACCCTTCCGGCAATTTCTCCTCTAATTTTGTAGTTTCAGCGTCCACAGGCAGACGTATTGACCACAAGAACCTAACTCCACTTTGTTCCAGTCCAATTGCCATCTCGATAAGCTGTGATGGCTCAAAAAATACCCGCGCTTCCAAAGCACAGAAAAAGAACAGAGGAAGGTGGCTGCTGGTCTAGCcatttcatgatttcttcatcttcactTCAGACTTTGAATTCCCTTTACCATTTCTTAATAATTGCATCTTTAACAATGGGTCGATAGTTTGCTATCGAAAGAGAAATGTAGTTCTCAACAGACTTTGCTAGTTCTTCTGAAGATGGCGGTTCGATTTTAGCAAGTGTGATAAATCTAATTCGACTGCCCTCTGGAGCAGAGGAGCTTCGCTCCATGTATGCATCTATTCTGGAATCCCATGTTGGTCTTATAATGAAAATTGTTACATATAGCCTTTCATTTCTATCAACTAACTTCTCTGCAAACTTGCAAAACGAAACAAGGTGACCGATGGATGGGGTAGGTACAAATATCAGTTCAAATTTGCTTATCTTTGAACtacctaattaattaatcagaAGATGAAATGTTTGATGCTATAAGAATGGAAGTGTGATATTTTTGTAGTGGACTGGTGGTTCTGCCTTTTTCGATGTTAATTGGAGTACACATCGAGAAGGATTATTAGATATTGCTctttccgtttcaatttgtttgtctaatTTTAATATACGAGAACACCAAAATATTCTCTGTTCTCTTATGGAATGGGTATGGGTGCCTGCATAATTTGTCGTTTCCCTTTTGTTTCCGATTCACTCAACATGATTACACTACTTACCAAGCAATATTAGGTGAAGGTTAAAAATGTCAATAggtaatattttgatttttcaactAATGAAAATTATTCATAGTTGATTTTCAGCAAAATTGGTTAGTGACTGGACAGAAGTTGGACACAGCTTAATTAGGGAGCTTCGGAAATCAGAATCACATTTTAGAAAGGCATACTACGTAAATGTATCATTTAACTTATCTCTATTCACATTTATGTTCTCCTACTTttgatgtgcacaagtagacatttaaactaatataaagttgaacaagtataCACACGAGTCCTATGTGgaataatacacgtaggacaccacAAAAGACTCAAATTATCATGTAAGATATCATGCAGGatgtgtgtgtctatttgttcaattttataaaagCTTAAGGGTTTACTTAAGCACACCCGAAATTGGAAGACAAAAATGTGAGTTGAGGCCAAGCTAAAAgggcatatttatatattatgtcttttAGAAACACATGCATTGAGAAGTAATTGAAGAAAGTTGGCAAATCTTTTGTTCACTTTGACTTGCACACTTTGAACTTTGCACGTACCTttagaataataattaatataaatatttctcCGCAACATTCATAGTAATTGATGTATAGTCTtagattttattaaataatttgaaacttaaataattaatatggagggtaaaacatgaaaaagacaatcgtcttttcttgatatgttaatAGTAGCAAGTAACagtaaaaaactatttttgaaatactGAACAAGAAAAAGTGAATAGAGAAAGTACTTCTGCCAGATTCAGTTTTCTTATTGATttggaaagtaaaaaaaaatgtgtcggATTCATTTAGAAAAGACCTAACTAGAGAGGTGGTTGATAAATTATCAAACATAATGAGATTATGATCGAGAAGAAGTCATCATAATGATATCTATACCTAATTGACTGGAGATCCTAAAATGTAGGTTCAAggtatcaaaaaaaattatgaataacaGTTCAACATCATCACGCCTAAACTAAATCAAGTCTTATGATAAGACAATGTTCACGAATAAGGTAAATGTTATGCTCCGAGCCTACATCCTGAATGTGGCCGACATTCGAAAATCATTATTGGCTCCCAAGCAAACTCTCAGTCTGGTtgactacttagcggaagaTTTGACTCAAGCAAATTAAAagctttaaaaagaaaatataactcATTTGTCTCAAATACTCATTTACGCATAATATAATATTTGCAAAACACTTTAAAGAAAGAACAAGACCCTCGAAGCCAAAAAGTGAATACTGAAATGAAAATAGGGCCCTCTGAAATGCaaggaggactcaccaaaattctcaaataggaagtgcaaagtgatctcaacaaagcaatgATTCTGAacacatgtatctgcatcataaaaagatgcaggacacatgacattagtacattgaatgtacgagtatgtaatatagtcgAAGCGAAACGACTAAATGAAAGGACTGCAgtagatataaatatatactcaaccgaatgtaaagaaataaaggagtgAAATCATTTAAACTTTACAAAGTACTTattcatctctgaactcaacattttaagtgatatgataaaaatacacttttaactctatttgaGAGATTTTCTAACCGAAAATCATCACTATGTGCAACgtgatgatacagcgtctcgcccacgctttcagaactgtcatataccttgccgaTATATAGAAtatctcaactaagtggatccactaaagtTCTGCTCAAAAGTAATAAGGAAacgtctaaaaagtatgatcatttactatgttgactacatggtttatgaggaatgtgagttatctgaacacATCTTcgtatcggtgttcaatactagtgccaataaatatatatactcatgctcaaatgtataaattaaacatatatttgGTAATTTGAGGTAATTGATCAAAATCTTTTCTTAAAAGATGTAATTGCTCTGATATCTCTGAACTCATTAActcatttaaaaatcaaaatttctcttttctcaatgtaaaaagtgatacatttggaaatacttagttcccttatactcttactcaaatcatgttaaaactctttctcaaaactcatctttgcTTTATCAGAAAATTAGTTTAAGACAAAAATGTTTGATTTGAAAGATCTAAAAAATtctaactcaaaatagggttcatgctgaaatatagacatgaacaaatcaactcaaggatctcaataataatatagaaaactcaatactcagaaaTCAAAAACTTCgaactcaacgatactactcgTCTCAAGAATACTTAAAATTCGGGATAAAACcatagattactcttttactaaatttagatagatgtagggcgtgaggaaaAACTTAGTCCatcactatgatagccttacatacctggaagaataAAGTTTTTGGCGAAACTGGAAGAACTCTTGAATACTCTAGTTTTCTCCTCTTGGATCCTTGCTCTATGACTTGAAAGCATTAATGAACACAAAAAGATtgatta
This region includes:
- the LOC125876239 gene encoding UDP-glycosyltransferase 71K1-like, translated to MSKLELVFVPVPSIGHLVSICKFAENLVSRDERLYVTILIIRPPWDARIDAYIKRCSASASGGTSLDVWASRIRYITLAQIEPPSSEELAKSIENYISLLIASYRPIVKDAIISNKSWPGTDSNPKIIGLVIDMFCTSLIDVANELDIPSYLFFTSGAAFLGFLLYLSVWHDQFGREFNRSDGDLNIAAYAHPVPSKVLPTFASVKEGYDSFRNHGVRFKETKGFLINTVEEFESYAVNSLASDPELPPVYTVGFLLDIEAQNAKGNSKSEDAEIMKWLDQQPPSSVLFLCFGSAGIFEPPQLIEMAIALERSGVRFLWSIRLPLDAETTKLEETLPEGFLERTKNRGIVCGWAPQVDILAHKATGAFVSHCGWNSTIESLWHGVPIVTWPLYAEQHINAFQLVKDLEMAVKLTLDYRMHDSDHREIVKAEEMEKVIRSIMDSENLLRKRVKDMGEICKKALTEGGSSFISLGRFVETILDSCN